A section of the Engystomops pustulosus chromosome 3, aEngPut4.maternal, whole genome shotgun sequence genome encodes:
- the PACC1 gene encoding proton-activated chloride channel isoform X2: MAVAVFLVYQTITDFREKLKHPVMSVSYKEVDVYEAPGIAIYPGKAKLLSCEHHLYDHIPPLKNSGQQRKNQCITQTINYTDPFTNQTMKHALIVKGPCEVRKRELVFLQFHLNETEQDFSAIDYLLFSSYKNFLSSENQTRFMQDCESSFSSWKFSGGFRTWVKMSLVKTTEEDGSQSVEFRQETSVVNYIDRRQMTEKGDQLFFVVFEWKDPYIQEIQDIITANPWSMIALLCGVFLVLFKAADFAKLSVKWMIKIRRRHLKKRARELNHIS, encoded by the exons ATGGCTGTGGCCGTCTTCCTCGTCTATCAGACCATTACGGACTTCAGGGAAAAGCTGAAACACCCGGTTATGTCCGTCTCGTACAAAGAGGTGGATGTGTACGAGGCTCCAG GAATAGCCATTTACCCAGGAAAAGCTAAACTCTTAAGCTGTGAACATCATCTGTACGACCACATCCCACCCCTAAAAAACTCAGGACAGCAGAGGAAAAACCAGTGCATCACCCAGACCATAAACTACACTGATCCCTTCACCAACCAGACCATG AAGCACGCCCTCATTGTTAAAGGGCCGTGTGAAGTTCGGAAGAGGGAACtggttttcctgcagttccacctTAATGAAACAGAACAAGACTTCAGTGCCATCGACTACCTGCTGTTCTCCTCCTACAAGAACTTCCTGTCCAG TGAAAACCAGACAAGATTCATGCAGGATTGTGAAAGCTCCTTCTCCAGCTGGAAGTTCTCTGGGGGTTTCCGAACTTGGGTGAAAATGTCGCTGGTGAAAACTACAGAGGAGGACGGGAGCCAATCGGTGGAGTTCAGGCAAGAG ACCAGCGTGGTCAACTACATTGATCGGAGGCAGATGACGGAAAAGGGAGACCAGCTATTCTTTGTGGTTTTTGAGTGGAAAGACCCGTATATTCAAGAGATCCAGGAC ATCATCACAGCCAATCCCTGGAGCATGATCGCGCTGCTCTGCGGAGTCTTCCTGGTTTTATTTAAAGCCGCAGACTTTGCCAAACTCAGCGTAAAGTGGATGATCAAAATCCGCAGGCGGCATCTGAAGAAAAGGGCGCGGGAGCTGAACCACATAAGCTGA
- the PACC1 gene encoding proton-activated chloride channel isoform X1 has translation MIRKEISRSYQELSEELEQAPEDVETLEDMDEEQEDLEEPNSDTLPERDSGRNSPSVRFSRTCLKNVFSVLLIFVYLLLMAVAVFLVYQTITDFREKLKHPVMSVSYKEVDVYEAPGIAIYPGKAKLLSCEHHLYDHIPPLKNSGQQRKNQCITQTINYTDPFTNQTMKHALIVKGPCEVRKRELVFLQFHLNETEQDFSAIDYLLFSSYKNFLSSENQTRFMQDCESSFSSWKFSGGFRTWVKMSLVKTTEEDGSQSVEFRQETSVVNYIDRRQMTEKGDQLFFVVFEWKDPYIQEIQDIITANPWSMIALLCGVFLVLFKAADFAKLSVKWMIKIRRRHLKKRARELNHIS, from the exons CTAAGTGAAGAGTTAGAACAAGCTCCGGAGGATGTGGAGACTCTGGAAGACATGGATGAGGAGCAGGAAGACCTGGAGGAGCCCAACTCTGATACCCTGCCAG AGCGAGATTCGGGCAGGAACAGCCCCTCCGTGCGTTTCAGCAGGACCTGTCTGAAGAACGTGTTCTCGGTGCTGCTCATCTTCGTGTATCTGCTGCTGATGGCTGTGGCCGTCTTCCTCGTCTATCAGACCATTACGGACTTCAGGGAAAAGCTGAAACACCCGGTTATGTCCGTCTCGTACAAAGAGGTGGATGTGTACGAGGCTCCAG GAATAGCCATTTACCCAGGAAAAGCTAAACTCTTAAGCTGTGAACATCATCTGTACGACCACATCCCACCCCTAAAAAACTCAGGACAGCAGAGGAAAAACCAGTGCATCACCCAGACCATAAACTACACTGATCCCTTCACCAACCAGACCATG AAGCACGCCCTCATTGTTAAAGGGCCGTGTGAAGTTCGGAAGAGGGAACtggttttcctgcagttccacctTAATGAAACAGAACAAGACTTCAGTGCCATCGACTACCTGCTGTTCTCCTCCTACAAGAACTTCCTGTCCAG TGAAAACCAGACAAGATTCATGCAGGATTGTGAAAGCTCCTTCTCCAGCTGGAAGTTCTCTGGGGGTTTCCGAACTTGGGTGAAAATGTCGCTGGTGAAAACTACAGAGGAGGACGGGAGCCAATCGGTGGAGTTCAGGCAAGAG ACCAGCGTGGTCAACTACATTGATCGGAGGCAGATGACGGAAAAGGGAGACCAGCTATTCTTTGTGGTTTTTGAGTGGAAAGACCCGTATATTCAAGAGATCCAGGAC ATCATCACAGCCAATCCCTGGAGCATGATCGCGCTGCTCTGCGGAGTCTTCCTGGTTTTATTTAAAGCCGCAGACTTTGCCAAACTCAGCGTAAAGTGGATGATCAAAATCCGCAGGCGGCATCTGAAGAAAAGGGCGCGGGAGCTGAACCACATAAGCTGA